The following proteins are co-located in the Apium graveolens cultivar Ventura chromosome 5, ASM990537v1, whole genome shotgun sequence genome:
- the LOC141724124 gene encoding peroxisomal membrane protein 11C-like → MTALDGTRADLALAIIYLNKVEARDKICRAIQFGSKFVSNGKPGAAQNVDKTTGLARKVFRLFKFINDLHALISPPVQGTPLPLIALGKSKNAFMSTYLFLDQFVWLHRTGIYKDADRAQLIGKISGYCYLGSSICTTLVEIGELGRLSASINKLKKDKNEEYHAKLQKSNQRSLALVKAAIDIGVAAGLLQMAPKKITPRVLGALGFTSSVISCYQMLPSPPKPKDA, encoded by the exons ATGACCGCGTTAGATGGAACTCGGGCTGATCTGGCGCTTGCGATAATTTATCTGAATAAAGTGGAGGCCAGGGACAAAATATGCAGAGCTATACAGTTTGGTTCCAAGTTTGTGAGCAATGGGAAGCCTGGCGCAGCCCAGAATGTCGATAAGACCACTGGCTTGGCGAGGAAAGTCTTTCGTCTTTTCAAG TTTATCAACGATCTACATGCACTTATTAGTCCTCCAGTTCAAGGAACTCCTCTTCCGCTTATTGCACTGGGAAAG TCCAAAAACGCATTCATGTCAACTTACTTGTTTCTTGATCAATTTGTTTGGCTCCATAGGACGGGCATATACAAG GATGCAGATCGTGCACAGCTAATTGGGAAGATTTCTGGTTACTGTTATTTGGGCTCATCAATTTGTACTACCTTGGTTGAG ATTGGGGAGCTTGGAAGGCTTTCAGCATCAATAAATAAACTAAAGAAGGATAAG AATGAGGAATACCATGCTAAACTACAAAAATCAAACCAGAGGTCCCTGGCCTTGGTTAAAGCAGCCATAGATATCGGAGTAGCAGCTGGGCTGTTACAAATGGCACCTAAGAAAATCACTCCGCGTGTCTTGGGAGCCCTGGGATTTACTAGCTCTGTAATCTCTTGTTATCAG ATGCTTCCTTCACCACCAAAGCCAAAGGATGCTTGA
- the LOC141724126 gene encoding F-box protein PP2-A13, with the protein MGTTSSTLSNSLNSTHPRPMKLKLDDIPESCVAMVLSYLDPPEICQLARLNRAFRAASSSDFIWDHKLPSNYMYLVDRFLHVGCAHLVKKDIYARLTTPISFDGSTKQIWVDKRTGGVCLSISAKGLSITGIDDRRYWNHIPTEESRFHTIAYLQQIWWLEVDGDIDFQFPTGTYSLLFRLQLGKVTKRLGRRICNSENIHGWDIKPVQFQLATLDGQHAVSRFFLDNLGSWAYYHAGDFVVEKPNALTNIKFSLTQIDCTHTKGGLCVDSVLICPSSLGKNLRSTV; encoded by the exons ATGGGTACAACCTCTTCAACTCTCTCCAACTCCCTCAACTCCACACACCCACGTCCCATGAAACTAAAGCTTGATGACATTCCCGAAAGCTGTGTTGCCATGGTTCTTTCTTATTTAGACCCTCCTGAGATTTGTCAGTTGGCAAGACTCAACAGGGCTTTTCGGGCTGCTTCATCTTCTGATTTTATCTGGGATCATAAGTTGCCTAGTAATTATATGTATCTTGTTGATAGGTTTCTTCATGTGGGGTGTGCTCATCTTGTCAAGAAAGATATTTATGCTAGGCTTACTACACCTATTTCTTTTGATGGGAGTACCAAG CAAATCTGGGTCGATAAAAGAACCGGAGGTGTGTGCTTGTCGATTTCTGCAAAAGGATTGTCGATAACAGGGATAGATGATCGGAGATATTGGAATCATATTCCAACTGAGGAATCCAG ATTTCATACAATTGCGTATCTTCAACAAATTTGGTGGCTTGAAGTGGATGGAGACATTGACTTCCAATTTCCTACAGGAACCTACAGCCTTTTGTTTAGACTCCAGCTTGGAAAGGTAACAAAAAGACTTGGACGCAGGATATGTAATTCTGAAAACATACATGGTTGGGACATAAAACCTGTCCAGTTCCAGCTAGCAACACTGGATGGTCAACATGCTGTATCGAGATTTTTCTTGGACAACCTAGGAAGCTGGGCTTACTATCATGCCGGAGACTTTGTTGTTGAGAAGCCTAACGCATTGACAAATATTAAATTTTCACTGACGCAGATTGATTGCACTCATACAAAAGGTGGTCTCTGCGTCGACTCTGTTTTGATATGTCCGAGTAGCTTAGGGAAGAATTTGAGATCAACAGTTTAG
- the LOC141661341 gene encoding uncharacterized protein LOC141661341, producing MVQKVIDELVDLQSAEKLLLYAQDLLGIALDKAREVKGFLARWKTIITKLEMVPSCLENLSSHPCFSKNTLCNEYLQAILKTLEEANDLAEMCGKENYRGRLRMQSDLDALSGKLDLNFRDCEILFKTGILGEVAVNSTTEPEVSTRELLTRLQIGHLEAKHKALDGVLEIMQEDEKKVSDVLGRSNIAALVQLLTATCQRIREKTVTVIFNLVGCECFDGWLVEEGVLPPLIRLVENGSAVGKEKATISLQMLSVSVETARSIVEHNGVRPLIEVCQTSDPVTQAAAACTLKNLSAVPEVRKCLAEEGTIKVMINLLDCGILSESKDSAANCLQNLTSTNNNLRKLVISEGGIPSLLTYLDASLPRDSAVGALRNLVGSVSVDNLISVDFIPRLVKVLKSGSLNAQKAAASAICRVCSSIEMKKMIGEAGCISLLVKMLEAKSESAKEIATQAISSLMTLPQNCREVKQDIKAVPSLVQLLDPSPQNTAKTYAVSCLVLISSSKKCKKLMISYGAIGYLQKLSDMDVPGTKKLLERLERRKFKILFSRK from the coding sequence ATGGTACAAAAAGTTATTGATGAATTGGTTGATCTCCAGTCTGCGGAAAAATTGTTATTATATGCTCAAGATCTTTTGGGCATTGCACTTGATAAAGCAAGGGAGGTTAAGGGGTTTTTGGCCAGGTGGAAAACCATAATAACTAAGCTGGAGATGGTCCCTTCATGCTTAGAAAATTTATCAAGCCATCCATGTTTCTCAAAGAATACCCTGTGCAATGAATATTTACAAGCAATTTTAAAGACACTTGAGGAAGCAAATGATTTGGCAGAGATGTGCGGGAAAGAAAATTATAGAGGGAGGCTTCGGATGCAGAGTGATCTTGATGCCTTATCAGGAAAATTGGATTTAAATTTCAGAGATTGTGAGATTCTGTTTAAAACTGGGATTCTTGGAGAAGTTGCTGTAAATTCTACAACGGAACCTGAGGTCAGTACAAGGGAGCTACTCACCAGGCTTCAGATTGGCCATTTGGAGGCAAAACATAAAGCTCTTGATGGCGTCCTTGAGATTATGCAAGAGGATGAAAAGAAGGTGTCGGATGTCCTTGGACGGAGCAATATTGCTGCACTAGTTCAGTTGCTCACTGCAACTTGTCAGCGTATTAGGGAAAAGACTGTAACAGTAATCTTCAATCTTGTGGGATGTGAGTGTTTTGACGGTTGGCTAGTAGAAGAAGGTGTTCTTCCACCTCTTATAAGGCTTGTTGAGAATGGTAGTGCAGTAGGTAAAGAGAAAGCTACAATTTCTCTTCAAATGTTGTCGGTTTCAGTAGAAACAGCTCGTTCAATTGTTGAGCATAATGGAGTGCGTCCTTTGATTGAAGTATGTCAGACAAGTGATCCTGTAACACAGGCTGCTGCTGCTTGTACTTTGAAAAACCTCTCTGCTGTTCCAGAAGTTCGGAAATGTCTAGCTGAAGAAGGAACTATAAAAGTTATGATCAATCTCCTTGACTGTGGTATTCTGTCAGAGTCTAAAGATTCCGCGGCCAACTGCCTGCAAAATCTCACCTCAACTAATAACAATCTTCGCAAGCTTGTCATTTCAGAAGGTGGAATACCTAGCTTGTTGACCTATCTGGACGCTTCATTGCCTCGAGACTCTGCAGTTGGTGCACTGAGGAATTTGGTTGGTTCAGTTTCTGTCGACAATTTGATTTCAGTTGACTTTATTCCAAGACTGGTTAAAGTGCTCAAGTCAGGGTCACTGAATGCACAGAAAGCTGCCGCCTCAGCAATTTGTCGAGTTTGCAGCTCCATAGAAATGAAGAAAATGATCGGTGAGGCTGGATGCATTTCGCTGCTGGTGAAGATGCTGGAAGCTAAATCAGAAAGCGCTAAAGAAATAGCTACACAAGCTATTTCAAGCTTAATGACTCTTCCGCAGAATTGCAGGGAAGTTAAACAAGACATCAAAGCTGTGCCAAGTTTAGTGCAATTGCTTGACCCAAGTCCACAAAACACTGCGAAGACGTATGCAGTATCATGCCTTGTCTTGATATCCTCGAGCAAGAAGTGTAAGAAGCTAATGATTTCGTATGGAGCCATTGGGTATCTGCAGAAGCTTTCTGACATGGACGTCCCAGGTACAAAAAAGCTGCTAGAAAGACTTGAAAGAAGGAAGTTCAAAATTTTGTTTAGCAGAAAGTAG
- the LOC141724125 gene encoding F-box protein At4g00755-like yields the protein MEIRLDFLRYLETDTAVNILACLDDTSDLIRASLVSHFWCYFVVSNGLCKQLCLRKFPQLADIAYVTEPSHKVKKSTDVGSSTSLQWEALEREHRVYGSIFRALTKVKAINCVAEAFGASSTDNYPEESINNTLEPRDEILRRFSYWSSKGQKNPDVPETLIYRLKAGICLVTEIGIRPFQAYFQNGMPIYSAKSVRFRMGYPKSPIEINNLELPVQKNADAKITWTYTSPVYSMSQENLLQHFKLPEPVLCIGGFVQLEMLGRVQTQEMDDKYYICVSHVEVIGRPLFPAFDIDFTESSGKFTLKYYPEVLSQTMTTGNSDPMINPSVGEEDRVWEHLEGLVEFLMQRNADDNINLIGWDGNVDDE from the exons ATGGAGATTCGATTGGATTTCCTGCGATATCTTGAAACTGACACAGCTGTGAATATTCTGGCATGCTTGGATGATACATCTGATCTTATTCGTGCAAGTTTAGTGTCACATTTCTGGTGTTATTTCG TGGTTTCAAATGGactttgtaagcagttgtgtCTGAGAAAGTTTCCCCAGCTTGCTGATATAGCTTATGTGACTGAACCAAGCCACAAAGTAAAAAAATCAACTGATGTTGGGTCGAGCACTTCTCTGCAATGGGAAGCTCTGGAAAGGGAGCACAGGGTCTACGGTTCTATATTTAGAGCTCTTACCAAAGTTAAAGCTATCAATTGTGTGGCAGAAGCATTTGGTGCTTCCAGCACAGATAATTATCCAGAAGAAAGCATTAATAATACTCTGGAACCGAGAGATGAAATTCTACGAAGGTTCTCATATTGGTCAAGTAAAGGACAAAAAAATCCTGATGTGCCTGAGACGTTAATTTACAGACTTAAAGCTGGCATTTGTCTTGTAACGGAAATTGGCATACGACCTTTCCAAG CGTACTTTCAGAATGGTATGCCTATATATTCGGCAAAATCTGTCCGGTTCCGCATGGGTTATCCAAAATCCCCAATTGAAATAAACAATTTGGAGTTGCCAGTGCAGAAAAATGCCGATGCGAAGATTACATGGACATACACTTCACCAGTGTATTCAATGTCTCAG GAGAATTTATTACAACACTTCAAGCTACCAGAACCTGTTCTTTGCATCGGGGGGTTTGTGCAATTGGAGATGTTGGGAAGGGTCCAGACACAAGAAATGGATGATAAATATTACATCTG TGTGTCCCATGTCGAAGTTATTGGCCGGCCGTTATTCCCCGCATTTGATATTGATTTTACTGAATCTTCTGGAAAGTTTACACTGAAGTACTATCCTGAAGTTCTATCGCAAACAATGACGACTGGAAATTCTGATCCTATGATCAATCCATCCGTAGGAGAAGAGGACAGGGTGTGGGAACATTTGGAAGGATTGGTGGAATTTCTGATGCAAAGAAATGCAGATGACAACATAAACCTTATTGGATGGGATGGCAATGTGGACGATGAATAG